The genomic segment AAAAATCACAAACATGTAcatcttcttcttcattaaatatagaatattcctcgtttatatgtttttttaaatttacacGTACTTCTCCTTCTAATAAACCAGATACTTGTTTTGGTTTTAtggaacaagaaaaaaatatatcagaTGCTTCTTCatcaatttttaaataatataatgctgcattttttcctttatgtGTAATATCTTTAATTTCAAAATGTAATTTAGgagaatataattttatatttgtattattaataaaagtaTCTTTTAATGGACAAAAAACCTTAGAATTATTCATAcaatttatttcatattctttattagctattatttttatatcttcacCATATTGTGGTTTTAATTCACATAATATTTTGGTTTTCTCAAGAGGTAAGAAATTTAACTTATCCGTAAAAtcacatacacatatattttttacactTTTCTCATCCTGCCCTATGATATTTTccaatttaattaatataaaaagcaCCGCAAGAAGtacttttatcattttttctttttttttttttttttttttttaaatattactCTTTTATGCACATTGAGTAAacaacatatttttaaaaatgtactGTAATTAGGAGGACTCAAATTAAAGAAGATCTAATTTTTAAGTTTACaagaaa from the Plasmodium falciparum 3D7 genome assembly, chromosome: 14 genome contains:
- a CDS encoding cysteine-rich small secreted protein CSS, putative yields the protein MIKVLLAVLFILIKLENIIGQDEKSVKNICVCDFTDKLNFLPLEKTKILCELKPQYGEDIKIIANKEYEINCMNNSKVFCPLKDTFINNTNIKLYSPKLHFEIKDITHKGKNAALYYLKIDEEASDIFFSCSIKPKQVSGLLEGEVRVNLKKHINEEYSIFNEEEDVHVCDFSKGNLDITPSAGFYLKNSRNVSCIYRVIPNKLFLIKLPKLDIVTEKLLPSIVNCLSEFSFINFTLKHVQEGDNYISFNVIFGEFKKHFNLTCSLDLSDFQQEPCNLGKTANITFIFSK